The genomic region TTTTTTAAAACAAACCTTTACATGGTGGAATGGTAATACTATCAACACACGTTTTTTTACGTGGCTCAAAGGTAAGCGTGTAGGGGAAGATCAGTTAGGAAATGTTTATTATGAAGGTGGTTATCATAAGGATGGTTATCCACGCCGTTGGGTGATTTATAAAGATTATTCTGAAGCCTCTAGCATTCCTCCAGGTTGGCATGGTTGGATTCATCATCGTTGTAATACACCACCTACGGAAGAAAATTATCAATCGCATGAATGGGAAAAGCCCCATATTTCAAACATGACAGGGACAAGCAAAGCTTATCGGCCAAAAGGTTCTATTGGCTATAATGATGAACATATTGTTCGTAAGGATTATCATGCATGGTCACCTAAAAAATAAAGTATTTTTTTTGTATGATGTGTTGTTTTTTAAATGTTGCACTATCTTATAGGTAGTTTTGTTAATGCAGTTGATTTAGTTTTATGAAGTTTTTCCTACAGTTAGAAGTAAGACGTCTTTTTTGTGCTTATTTAATAGGAATTATAGTAATTTTGTCCTCCGTTAATGGTGTGCAAGCTGAACGTGTTAGCAATGCAGTTGTTGTTTTTGCAGGTCTTGATAAGATTACTGGCCGGACCATTCGTTTTGAAGTTTCTATTGGTGAAGTTTATCAATATGGTGCTTTACGAGTAACACCGCGGGTGTGCTATACAAGTTCTGAAGGTGAACCAACTCGCACTAACGGTTTTGTTGAAGTAGATGAAATAACATTAAATAAAGAAATGCGACGTATTTTTACAGGATGGATGTTTGCAGATAGTCCTGGTTTGAATGCTGTAGAGCACCCTATCTACGATATATGGTTAAAAGATTGCAAACAGAATTCTGATATTCCTTCAGTTCAATAATTTAAATAATTTCTTTGTTTTTTGTGGGTATTTTTATATAAGCTTGGCGCAAGAATAGTTTTCTAAACTGTAATAATCAGATTGTGAAATTACAGGTTCTCTTATGTTCTCACCTTTGCGTTTAACAAGCAGATTATTTACTTTCGTATTTATAATTGTGTTAGCGGGGTGTCAGTTTTCAAGTCAGCCAACTACCAAGCATAATGATTATACGCGAGTTACAGAGATCAGTTCTGAAGTTTTTTATTATACCGATAACCCTTTAATTCTACTTGAAATGCGAGCTAAATGGATAAGCAATCAAGGTTATGTTGTTGATATCGTAACAACTTCGATTGCTTTAGATAATCTTGATTTAAATTTAGCATGGTCACAAAATCGCAATTATAGGTATGTTTCAGGTGGAAAATCGTCACTAGTATGCGTCGTTGGTTGTACGGTATCTGAAAAGGGGCGTTTATTTATTCCTGAAGATGAATTCCGTACATATGCACATACAGGCTTCACATTTAAATTAATAGGGCGTAGCAATTCTATAGATGGTTTTCTTAATGCTCGTGCTTTTCAGCGTGTTTTGTATAAGATGCAAACATTACCACAGATGCAAACATTATCACGTAGATAATATTTGGCATTTAGAATGCACACTAGAAGAATACAAAGCTTAGTTTTTCATTTATAATAGTTGATATATTTGGGTTTTGCAAAGTACTATTGATTTATAAATAAGATGGGGATTTTAAAAAATGTGGGATTTTGTTCCTCAACATAATAACTCTCCGTTATTATCAAAACAACTTAAAGAACCATTATTCAATGTTCCATTTATTATAATTGTTTTGATAGCGTTTTGTTTTTTCGGTTATATTATTCCTCAATATTTCCTTTCTGATCAGCTATATATGAGAAGTCTTATTCTTTTTTCGTTTATACCTGTGTTTTTTCAAGCTGAGCCTTTAATGTTTTGCTACACCATTGTTAGTTACTCATTCATGCATGGCAGTTTTGGGCATATTGCTATGAACATGGTTTGGCTTTTAGTTTTTGGGTCTCCTTTAGCAAAGCATTTCGGTAATTTACGTTTTTTGCTTTTTTGGATGTTAACAGCAGGTATTTCTGCGTTGACCTATTTTATTTTTCATCAAGATAGTATGGTACCACTTGTTGGGGCTTCTGGCGCAATTTCTGGAATGATGGGCGCTATTGCGCGTTATGGTTTTTTTATTGTCTTTAATTCCAATATACACAATGAGAGATTTTTAGGTCCTGTTTGGCCTATCAAGAAAGCACTTCGTTCAAAGACTGTTCTTGTTTATATTGGTATGTGGCTTATAATTAACTGTCTCACAGGTATATTTCCATATCTATTTGGAGACAGTGATATTTTAATAGCATGGGAAGCTCATGTTGGTGGACTTATTTCAGGTTTTATATTGATTAGTTTTTTTGATAGTCCATGGAAAAAATCAAAAATTAATGTTTAAGATAATTATGAGCCGCATAAAGTGCTATTGCTGCTGCATTCGATACATTTAATGATTTAATATCTCCAGGTATATTAAGGCGTGCTAATGAGTGAACAGTCTCGCGTGTTTTCTTGCGCAAACCTTTGCCTTCTGCTCCTAGGATAAGAGCAATTTTTTTACCTGTTAATGCTGTCTCTAAAGGCAATTCACCTTCTGAATCAAGCCCAAGGCTATTAAAACCTGCTTGATGAATCTCTTTAAGTGCTTCAGCAAGGTTTCGTACGGTAATGTAATCGATAAGCTCTAAAGCTCCAGAAGCTGCTTTGGCAAGCACACCGCTTTCTTGTGGTGAATGACGATAAGTGGTGATAATTGCTCCAGCTTTAAATGCAACTGCAGAACGCATAATAGCGCCAACATTATGTGGATCGGTAATTTGATCCATTACAATGATAAGGTTAGTATTTGTAAGTTCAGATAAATGTCGTGGTTTTAGAACTTCAGTTTCTAAGACAACACCTTGATGAACTGCGTCTTTTCCAACAAGCGTATCAAGTTTTTTAGGTGGGTATAGTTTTAAAGGACAAGGCACGTCTGATTCGGTTATATTTAATCGTTTTAAGGCATTGGGTGTAGCATAGAGATGATTGAAAACTCTCTTGGGATTTTTAAGTGCTTCTTTAACTGAATGGATACCATAAAGGTAAACTGTACCTTGTATTAATGGAGCAGATCGGTGCTTTAGGTGTGTTGAAGACACACGAGTGGCGCTTTTTATATCGCGATATTGGCGACGAGGATGAGGAAAATAAGAATTTTTAGATATTTTTTCTTTCATATTTTTCTTATAGCGTGTTCAAAGTAAATGTAGTAGAAAAAACATAAAGTTTAAAAAATTAGTAGGAAATTTGTACAGAACCGTATTTATTCTGTTGACAGATACGCTAGTAATCGTCATAACCGCCCCGCGGCCAGTTTGAATTGAATAAGAGAAAATTGGTTGCTATAATGCCTTATCGCGCAACTTTACCGATGATGGAATGGAGGGGTGCCCGAGTGGTTAAAGGGGGCGGACTGTAAATCCGTTGCGTATGCTACGTTGGTTCGAATCCAACCCCCTCCACCATTCATTTTAGTAAAGTCGGTGTATGGGCGGGTATAGCTCAATGGTAGAGCAGCAGCCTTCCAAGCTGAATATGCGGGTTCGATTCCCGCTACCCGCTCCAAATAGTTGTTAGTGGTTAGGCGAATAACTATGATGGGAGTATGCTTTCATCATAATAAATGAGGCGAATATTTTCGTCTTAAAGTTGTAGTAATCGGCTTGATATATCAGGTCGATGGGATTCACTTCTAAAGGCCTGTTTTTCAGGTACGGAAAAGACAAGAGAACGACTGCGATGGCAAAGAGCAAATTTGAACGTACGAAGCCGCATGTTAATATAGGAACGATAGGTCACGTTGACCATGGTAAGACGTCATTAACAGCTGCGATTACGAAATATTTTGGTGAATTTAAAGCGTATGACCAAATTGATGCGGCGCCTGAGGAGCGTGCTCGTGGAATTACCATTTCAACAGCGCATGTTGAATATGAGACAGAGCAACGTCACTATGCGCATGTTGATTGTCCAGGCCATGCGGATTATGTGAAGAACATGATCACAGGTGCTGCACAAATGGATGGGGCGATTTTGGTTGTTTCAGCAGCTGATGGCCCGATGCCTCAGACACGTGAGCATATTTTGTTAGCACGTCAGGTTGGTGTTCCTGCGATTGTAGTTTTTTTAAATAAGGTTGATCAGGTTGATGATGCTGAGCTTTTAGAGCTTGTTGAGCTTGAAGTTCGTGAGCTTCTTTCGAAATATGACTTCCCTGGTGATGATATACCGATAATTAAGGGTTCTGCGTTAGCAGCTCTTGAGGATTCAGATAAAAGTATAGGTGAAGATGCAGTTCGTCGTTTGATGAATGAGGTTGATAATTATATCCCAACGCCTGAGCGTCCGGTTGATCAACCATTTTTGATGCCTATAGAAGATGTTTTTTCGATTTCTGGACGTGGAACGGTTGTAACGGGTCGTGTTGAGCGTGGAATTATTAAAGTTGGTGAAGAAATCGAGATTATAGGTATTCGCCCGACTTCTAAGACGACGGTTACAGGTGTTGAAATGTTCCGTAAGCTTTTAGATCAAGGTCAGGCAGGTGATAATATTGGTGCATTGCTTCGTGGTATTGATCGTGAAGGTATTGAGCGTGGACAAGTTTTGGCGAAGCCTGGTTCTGTTACGCCGCATACCAAGTTTAAAGCTGAGGCTTATATTTTGACGAAAGATGAAGGGGGTCGTCATACACCGTTTTTCACGAATTATCGTCCACAGTTTTATTTCCGCACCACGGATGTGACAGGAATTGTTACGCTTCCGGAAGGTACGGAAATGGTTATGCCGGGTGATAATGTTGCAATGGATGTTTCTTTGATTGTTCCGATTGCAATGGAAGAGAAGCTTCGTTTCGCTATCCGTGAAGGGGGGCGTACTGTCGGAGCTGGTATCGTTTCTAAGATTATTGAATAATATCAATAAATTATGTGAAGGCTTTGAAGGAAGGGGCTTCAAAGATTAGGGGTATAGCTCAGTTGGTAGAGCGGCGGTCTCCAAAACCGCAGGTCGCGGGTTCGAATCCTGCTGCCCCTGCCATGTAGTTATAGTTTTTAATCACATTGTTGGTGAAGGAGGTTTTTTTTTGAACTTCCTTCTTGCTTTTTTTTATACAGGGCTTGTTTTTTTGTGTATGAATCGGTATTGAGTAAATAAAATAGAAAAGACTGCGTAAAGTTGATTATGGCTTTTCAGGTTTTTATTGTATGTGTTTTGTTGTATGATTTACGGTAAGTTTAGAAAGAATGTAGTGTAACTTATGGCGTCTAAAACCAATCCCATTACTTTTTTTAAGCAGGTTTTTGCGGAAACAGCTAAAGTAAAATGGCCTACGCGGCGTGAAACAGTAGTCTCTACTGTTATAGTATTGGTGTTGGCGGCGTTTGCTTCGATTTTCTTTTTTGTTGTGGATCAGGTTATAAATTTTGGTGTGTGGCAAGGTATTGATCTTCTAAAGTACCTTTTTGGTCGATAGTGCAAGGAAGTGTGACTGTGGCTGCTCGTTGGTATATTGTTCAAGCGTATTCAAACTTTGAAAAAAAAGTAGCGGAAGCTATTGAAAAAGAAGCAAAACAAAAAGGGCTTGATCATTTATTTGAAAAGATTTTTGTTCCAACTGAGCGTGTTGTTGAGGTTCGTCGGGGTCGTAGGGTTGATTCTGAGCGTAAATTTTTTCCGGGTTATGTTTTGGTTTGTGCCGAATTAACAGATGAGGTTTATCACCTCATTAAAAATACTCCTAAAGTAACAGGTTTTCTGGGTTCGGATGCACGGCCTGTTCCTATTTCTGATCGGGAGATTGAGCATATTCTTAAACAGGTACAAGAAGGTGTTGAGTCTCCTAAATCTTCCATTTTGTTTGAGGTTGGTGAGCAGGTCCGGGTAGCTGATGGGCCTTTTGTTTCGTTTAATGGTATTGTTCAAGAGGTTGAAGAAGAGCGCTCTCGTCTTAAGGTTGAGGTGATAATTTTTGGGCGTCCTACACCTGTTGATTTAGAATTTAGTCAGGTTGAAAAGCTCTGATTGAACTTAAAGTGATGTTTGATCGCTTTAAAAATAATAGGTAGAAGGTGATTTTATGGTTTTTGCCGGCTTAATGATCCGAACTACCCAACTGCAGCGGGTATTCTGTGTGATGAATTGCCAGTTTACCAGTTTAAATTAAAGGCAGATTATTATGGCAAAAAAAAATGCAGGGCAGCTAAAATTGCAGGTTCCAGCGGGGGCGGCTAGTCCTTCTCCTCCAATTGGACCTGCTCTTGGTCAGCGTGGTATCAATATTATGGAATTCTGTAAGGCGTTTAATGCGGCTACGCAGGAAATGGAAAAGGGGGCTCCGATTCCAGTAATTATTACTTATTATCAAGATAAGTCTTTTACGTTTTCTCTAAAAACTCCTCCTGTATCATTTTTCTTGAAGAAAGAGGCAAATTTGAAATCTGGTTCAAAAGAGCCTGGTAAGGTATCTGCAGGGACTATTTCTCGTGATAAGATTCACTTGATTGCGGAAGCAAAAATGAAAGATCTTAATGCAAATGACATTGAAGCGGCGATGCGTATGGTTGAAGGTTCTGCTCGCTCGATGGGTTTAGAAGTCGTAGGCTAATGTTATGGTAAAAGTAGCAAAGAGAATAAAAAAAATTCGTGAAGGTATTGATTTTGATAAACTCTATGCCTTAACAGATGCTGTTTCAATGGTTAAAGAGCGTGCGATTGCTAAGTTCGATGAAACAATTGAGATTTCGATGAACTTAGGTGTTGATCCTCGTCATGCGGATCAAATGGTTAGAGGTGTTGCTCATTTACCTAATGGGACAGGAAGAAATATCCGTGTTGCTGTTTTTGCACGTGGTGACAAGGCTGAAGAAGCTAAGGCTGCTGGTGCTGATATTGTAGGTGCTGAAGATTTATTTGAGACTATTAATGCTGGGGTTATTGACTTTGATCGTTGTATTGCAACGCCAGATATGATGCCTCTTGTTGGTCGTCTTGGTAAAGTTCTTGGTCCGCGGAGTTTGATGCCAAATCCAAAGGTTGGTACTGTAACGCTTGATGTTGCTGCTGCTGTTAAAGCTTCTAAAGGTGGTGCTGTTGAGTTTCGTGTTGAAAAAGCTGGTATTGTACATGCTGGTATTGGTAAGGCTTCTTTTGGGGTTGATCAAATCGTGGAAAATATTAAAGCTTTCGCTGATACAGTTACTAAAGCTAAGCCGCAAGGTGCAAAAGGTGAATATATTAAGCGAGTTGCAGTTTCTTCAACAATGGGAGTTGGGGTTAAGATTGATCCTGCAACAGTTTGTGCAGAGTAGGTTGAGCAAACTTATGATTTTACTGTAAATAATTATTGCAGTTTTTGGTTGTCGGGTTCATTCGGCATCCAGTTATCTAAGCTTTTTTTAAGCTTAGGTCATACCGGAAGAAATTCCGGGATGTCCTGTCCGAGATTGTGGGTGATACTTTGGGTATCTTAATCGAAAGAAAGCCTGCATGAGACTAGGGTAAAAGCTTTAAGTTAAGAGACTTAAAGGGTTTGAGCCAAGGTTGCCTTTGATCGTTTATGCGTGAAAGGGGGCAGGATCCTCGTCGGTAGCATAGAAGAATGATTTTATGTTATCAAAGGTAACCAGCAGGTTTGTTTCAAATGTGCCTGTTAAATGGAGAGAAACAGTGGATAGAGCGGAAAAACGCGAATTTGTCACGTGGCTTAACGAGGCTTTTCAAAAGTCTGGTTCTGTCATTGTTGCGCATTATTCTGGTTTAACGGTTTCGCAGATGAACGATCTTCGTTCAAAAATGAGCGAAGCAGGTGGTGCTATTAAAGTTGCCAAAAACCGCCTTGCTAAAATTGCCCTTCAAGGCACGGATTCTGAATCAATGAGAGATCTGTTTACTGGGCAGACGCTTATTGCTTATTCAGAAGATCCGATTACAGCACCGAAAGTTGCTGTTGATTTTGCAAAAACAAATGAGCAATTTGTCATCCTTGGTGGTTCAATGGGTGCAACAAGTTTGAGTGTTGATGCTGTGAAATCATTAGCTTCGTTGCCTTCATTAAACGAATTGCGGGCAAAGCTTGTAGGTATGATTTCCACTCCTGCAACTCGTGTTGCTCAGGTTGTCAATGCTCCTGCGAGTCAAGTTGCGCGTGTTGTTGGTGCATATGCTCAGGAGGGCCAAGCGGCTTAGTACTGTTTTGTGTTTCACAATTGCAGAAAGGTTTTAATGCTTTTCTGTTTTTGAGATAAATTTTAAACAATGATTCAAACCTTTTAGTTGAAGGAATTTAAAAATGGCTGATCTAACAAAGATCGTAGAAGATCTTTCTAACCTTACTGTTTTAGAGGCTGCTGAGCTTTCAAAATTACTTGAGGAAAAATGGGGTGTTTCCGCTGCTGCTCCTGTGGCGGTTGCTGCTGTTGGTGGTGGAGCTGCTCCAGCTGCTGAAGAAAAAACAGATTTCGATGTTGTTCTTGTTGATGGTGGTGCTCAAAAAATTAATGTTATTAAAGAAGTTCGTGCTCTTACTGGTCTTGGTCTTAAGGAAGCAAAGGACTTGGTTGAAGGGGCGCCTAAGTCTATTAAAGAAGGTGTTTCGAAAGACGAAGCAGAAAAAATTAAAACTCAGCTCGAAGCAGCAGGTGCTAAGGTTGAGCTTAAATAGTCTTAATTGTGTCGGTGGGCATTTATGTCCATCGACTTCCTCTTTTTAGGGAAAAGGCTTGATTGATATAGCTTTTTTCTGACAGTTTAGTAGCTGTAAGAGGAGTGGGTTTAATCTGTGAGAACTTTAGTAACAGAACTAAATAGGATAAATATTTGGTTATATGTATGAAAGTAAACGGTGCTCACAGGGTATCAAATAAACTGGTCTGTGTATGCAGGCTAATGGTATGGAGCTTTCAAGGTTTAGTCTGCCTTGAATAGTAAAGATCGAGGAACGATGATGGCTCAGACCCTAGCGATGATGTCTCAATTCAATGGTCGTAAGCGCGTACGCAAGTTTTTTGGTAAGATTCCTGAAGTGGCAGAAATGCCGAATCTTATTGAGGTCCAAAAAGCATCATATGATCAATTTCTCATGATTGAGGAGTCAGAAGGTGGGCGTCCAGATGAAGGCTTGCAAGCTGTTTTTAAATCAGTATTTCCTATTTCGGATTTTTCTGGTACAGCTATGCTTGAATTTGTTCGTTACGAATTTGATTTACCAAAATTTGATGTTGAAGAGTGCCGTCAGCGTGATTTGACTTACGCAGCTCCGTTAAAGGTAATATTGCGTTTAATCGTATTTGATATTGATGAAGATACAGGTTCGAAAGATATCAAAGATATTAAAGAGCAGGGCGTTTATATGGGCGATATGCCTTTAATGACGAGTAATGGTACTTTTGTCATTAACGGTACAGAGCGTGTTATTGTTTCGCAAATGCATCGTTCTCCAGGGGTGTTTTTTGATCATGATAAGGGGAAATCGCATTCATCAGGAAAATTACTTTTTGCGGCTCGTGTAATTCCTTATCGTGGTTCTTGGCTTGATATTGAGTTTGACGCTAAAGATATTATTTATGCCCGTATTGATCGGCGGCGTAAGATTCCGGTTACGAGTCTTTTGATGGCGTTGGGTATGGATGCGTCAGATATTTTATCAACATTTTATAATAAAATTACCTATGAGCGTGTTGAAAATGGTTGGCGTGTTCCTTATTCAATTGATCGCTTTAAGGGAATGAAGCTGGTTTCTGATCTTATTGATGCAGATAGTGGTGAGGTAGTTGCTGAAGCGGGTAAAAAACTCACAGTTCGTACTGCAAAACTTTTGGCAGAAAAAGGTCTAAAAGCGATTAGAGTTAGTGAAGATGATTTGCTAGGGTCTTATCTAGCAGAAGATATTGTTAATTATCAAACGGGTGAGATTTATCTTGAAGCCGGTGATGAAATTGACGACAAAGCATTGAAGATTTTGTTTGATATTAATGCTGATCAAATTGATGTTCTTGATATTGATCATATGAATGTTGGTGCGTATATCCGCAATACTTTAAAGGTGGATAAAAATGAAAGTCGGCAAGACGCACTGTTTGATATCTATCGAGTAATGCGTCCAGGTGAGCCTCCAACAATAGATACAGCGGAGGCTATGTTTCTTTCGTTGTTTTTTGATCCTGAACGATATGATCTTTCAGCTGTTGGTCGTGTTAAAATGAATTTGCGTATGGGGCTTGATTGCCCTGATACGGTTCGTACCCTGCGTCAGGAGGATATTCTTGGCGTTGTTAAGATGTTAGTTGAACTACGTGATGGCCATGGTGAGATTGATGATATTGATAATCTCGGTAATCGTCGTGTTCGATCAGTTGGGGAGTTGATGGAAAATCAGTATCGGATTGGCTTGCTTCGTATGGAGCGCGCAATAAAAGAGCGTATGTCATCGGTTGAAATCGATACTGTTATGCCACAAGATTTGATTAACGCAAAGCCAGCAGCGGCAGCGGTTCGTGAATTTTTTGGATCTTCGCAATTGTCGCAGTTTATGGATCAAACTAACCCCTTGTCAGAAATTACCCATAAGCGTCGTCTTTCTGCTCTTGGGCCAGGTGGTTTAACACGTGAGCGTGCAGGTTTTGAGGTGCGTGATGTGCATCCTACGCATTATGGTCGTATTTGCCCAATTGAAACACCAGAAGGTCCTAATATTGGTCTTATTAATTCTTTAGCAACATTTGCACGAGTTAATAAATATGGCTTTATTGAAAGTCCATATCGCAAAATTATTGACGGTAAAGTGACAACAGAGGTGATTTACCTTTCTGCAATGGAAGAATCAAAACATTATGTAGCTCAGGCTAATTCTTCATTAGATTCAGAGGGGCGTTTTACGGAAGAGTTTGTAGTTTGCCGTCACGCAGGTGAAGTTTTGATGGCTCCACGTGATCATGTGGATTTGATGGATGTTTCACCAAAACAGTTAGTTTCAGTGGCTGCTGCTCTTATTCCATTTTTGGAAAATGATGACGCAAACCGTGCATTGATGGGTTCAAACATGCAGCGTCAAGCGGTTCCACTTATACGTGCTGAGGCACCATTTGTTGGTACAGGTATGGAATCGATAGTTGCTCGTGATTCTGGTGCTGCTATTGGCGCAAAACGTAGTGGTATTGTTGATCAGGTTGATGCAACACGTATTGTTATTCGTGCAACAGAAGATTTGGATCCTTCAAAATCTGGTGTTGATATCTATCGTTTACAGAAATTTCAGCGTTCCAATCAATCGACTTGTATTAATCAGCGTCCTCTCGTGCATGTTGGTGATCGGGTAGAAAAAGGTGATATCATTGCTGATGGTCCATCAACTAATCTTGGTGATTTAGCTCTTGGGCGAAATGTTCTTGTAGCATTTATGCCTTGGAATGGTTACAATTATGAAGATTCCATTCTGCTTTCTGAGCGTATTGTTGCTGATGATGTGTTCACTTCGATTCATATTGAAGAATTTGAAGTTGCTGCACGCGATACTAAACTTGGACCAGAGGAAATTACTCGTGATATTCCTAATGTTGCAGAGGAGGCATTAAGGAATCTTGATGAGGCTGGTATTGTTTATATTGGTGCTGAAGTTCAGCCTGGCGATATTTTAGTTGGTAAAATTACACCAAAAGGTGAAAGTCCAATGACGCCAGAAGAAAAGCTTTTGCGTGCGATTTTTGGTGAAAAAGCTTCAGATGTCCGTGATACCTCTATGCGGATGCCTCCTGGAACTTTTGGTACTGTTGTTGAGGTGCGTGTTTTTAATCGTCATGGTGTGGAAAAAGATGAACGTGCAATGGCGATTGAACGTGAGGAAATCGAGCGTTTAGCCAAAGATCGTGATGATGAGCAGTCGATTCTTGA from Bartonella schoenbuchensis R1 harbors:
- the rpoB gene encoding DNA-directed RNA polymerase subunit beta — encoded protein: MAQTLAMMSQFNGRKRVRKFFGKIPEVAEMPNLIEVQKASYDQFLMIEESEGGRPDEGLQAVFKSVFPISDFSGTAMLEFVRYEFDLPKFDVEECRQRDLTYAAPLKVILRLIVFDIDEDTGSKDIKDIKEQGVYMGDMPLMTSNGTFVINGTERVIVSQMHRSPGVFFDHDKGKSHSSGKLLFAARVIPYRGSWLDIEFDAKDIIYARIDRRRKIPVTSLLMALGMDASDILSTFYNKITYERVENGWRVPYSIDRFKGMKLVSDLIDADSGEVVAEAGKKLTVRTAKLLAEKGLKAIRVSEDDLLGSYLAEDIVNYQTGEIYLEAGDEIDDKALKILFDINADQIDVLDIDHMNVGAYIRNTLKVDKNESRQDALFDIYRVMRPGEPPTIDTAEAMFLSLFFDPERYDLSAVGRVKMNLRMGLDCPDTVRTLRQEDILGVVKMLVELRDGHGEIDDIDNLGNRRVRSVGELMENQYRIGLLRMERAIKERMSSVEIDTVMPQDLINAKPAAAAVREFFGSSQLSQFMDQTNPLSEITHKRRLSALGPGGLTRERAGFEVRDVHPTHYGRICPIETPEGPNIGLINSLATFARVNKYGFIESPYRKIIDGKVTTEVIYLSAMEESKHYVAQANSSLDSEGRFTEEFVVCRHAGEVLMAPRDHVDLMDVSPKQLVSVAAALIPFLENDDANRALMGSNMQRQAVPLIRAEAPFVGTGMESIVARDSGAAIGAKRSGIVDQVDATRIVIRATEDLDPSKSGVDIYRLQKFQRSNQSTCINQRPLVHVGDRVEKGDIIADGPSTNLGDLALGRNVLVAFMPWNGYNYEDSILLSERIVADDVFTSIHIEEFEVAARDTKLGPEEITRDIPNVAEEALRNLDEAGIVYIGAEVQPGDILVGKITPKGESPMTPEEKLLRAIFGEKASDVRDTSMRMPPGTFGTVVEVRVFNRHGVEKDERAMAIEREEIERLAKDRDDEQSILDRNVYARLADMLKDKVAIEGPKGFSKGKKLDSAIMDSYPRSQWWQFAIDDEKIQNEIEALRKQYDESKETLQRCFMDKVEKVQRGDEMPPGVMKMVKVFVAVKRKIQPGDKMAGRHGNKGVVSRILPVEDMPFLEDGTHADIVLNPLGVPSRMNVGQILETHLGWACAGMGKKIGDLVELYQGTGDILPLRQCIENLIPDNDRNEPVRQYNNESLFKLALQMKDGVSIATPVFDGAHEADINMMLEDAGLDSSGQVTLYDGRTGEPFDRPVTVGYIYMLKLHHLVDDKIHARSIGPYSLVTQQPLGGKAQFGGQRFGEMEVWALEAYGAAYTLQEMLTVKSDDVAGRTKVYEAIVRGDDTFEAGIPESFNVLVKEMRSLGLNVELDDARGLVAHQALSDATE